In one window of Drosophila ananassae strain 14024-0371.13 chromosome XR, ASM1763931v2, whole genome shotgun sequence DNA:
- the LOC6504405 gene encoding serine protease snake: protein MNCISANMYLHFVVFLQFSLLAVEATPAINPLSQRGIIFPKECFDECFTDDSLRTKGNCRRMEECPSAMKRWIEKRESPKTCYFVKFDHYVCCEQEISTTPPETPPPTAKPYTAAPLIKRRSQEACESYMEPLKENDIALVIQVVGGTATRYREFPFMAALGWRSNFDDKTIYYRCGGALISERFVLTAAHCIDFGGDPPNQVRLGGDNLTLTEGEDLRIRRVILHPEYDSSTDYNDIALLELETPAKSKLKPVCLWQQPELTNSQVTAIGYGQTSFAGLSSAQLLKVRLQQVSNDICQFHYSSEQLSRGLLDSQMCAGDDSGERDTCQGDSGGPLIMRQGLVSYVVGITSHGQGCASGPPTVYTRVYSFLDWIEGHVWPQKPQNLQDPSKAPTSPEFDLRVMI, encoded by the exons ATGAACTGCATATCCGCGAATATGTATCTGCACTTTGTGGTTTTCTTACAATTTTCGCTACTAGCAG TTGAAGCCACTCCAGCCATAAACCCACTGTCGCAGCGTGGAATTATCTTCCCCAAGGAGTGCTTCGACGAATGCTTCACCGATGACTCCCTGAGGACCAAAGGCAACTGTCGTCGCATGGAGGAGTGCCCATCGGCGATGAAGAGATGGATCGAGAAGCGGGAATCCCCCAAGACCTGCTACTTTGTCAAATTCGATCACTATGTGTGCTGTGAACAGGAAATCTCCACAACTCCCCCAGAAACTCCACCTCCCACAGCGAAACCCTATACGGCAGCCCCACTGATCAAGCGAAGAAGTCAGGAAG CTTGCGAAAGTTACATGGAGCCTCTGAAAGAGAACGACATAGCCCTGGTGATTCAGGTTGTTGGCGGAACGGCTACCCGGTACAGAGAATTCCCCTTCATGGCGGCCCTCGGATGGAGATCCAATTTTGATGACAAGACCATATACTATCGGTGTGGTGGTGCATTGATCTCGGAGAGATTCGTCCTAACGGCAGCTCACTGTATCGACTTTGGCGG GGATCCCCCCAATCAGGTCCGTTTGGGCGGCGACAACTTGACCCTGACTGAGGGCGAGGATCTGCGGATCCGACGGGTTATCCTCCATCCTGAGTACGACTCCAGTACGGACTACAATGACATCGCTCTGCTGGAACTGGAAACCCCGGCCAAGTCGAAGCTGAAGCCCGTGTGCCTTTGGCAACAGCCGGAGTTGACCAACTCCCAGGTTACGGCCATCGGTTATGGCCAGACAAGCTTCGCCGGTCTCTCCTCCGCCCAGCTGCTGAAGGTGCGGCTCCAGCAGGTCTCCAATGACATCTGCCAGTTCCACTATTCCTCGGAGCAGCTATCCCGTGGGCTGCTAGACAGTCAGATGTGCGCTGGTGACGATTCCGGGGAGCGGGACACTTGCCAGGGCGACTCCGGGGGGCCGCTGATCATGCGGCAAGGGCTCGTGAGCTACGTGGTGGGCATCACATCCCACGGCCAGGGATGCGCCAGTGGTCCGCCGACGGTCTACACCAGAGTGTACAGCTTCCTGGACTGGATCGAGGGGCATGTGTGGCCTCAGAAACCGCAAAATCTCCAAGATCCCTCGAAGGCGCCTACCTCTCCGGAATTCGATTTGAGGGTGATGATATGA
- the LOC6504406 gene encoding C-type lectin 37Da: MSLEQTCRKLMIQGVVLAGVLGLARGYLPDVNIFTNYRTEVYNGIPSEIDTTPFVRIGDNYYYIEPVNKVNWFQAAGACRMMNAHLASIEDKAEMEALIKYMKAKGFKNNDYFWISGNDLGTEGAFYWLSNGRPMTYAPWNGPKQMPDNYGGNENCVHMFSTREMINDANCKIQMLYVCEATEPKTFKFTYIKW, translated from the exons ATGTCTCTGGAGCAGACTTGTAGGAAGCTAATGATCCAGGGTGTAGTCCTGGCCGGCGTTCTGGGACTGGCCAGAGGATATCTACCCGATGTGAATATCTTTACCAACTACCGCACTGAAGTCTACAATG gAATTCCATCGGAGATTGATACTACACCTTTTGTCCGGATCGGTGATAATTATTACTATATAGAGCCGGTAAACAAGGTGAACTGGTTCCAGGCGGCGGGCGCCTGCCGGATGATGAACGCCCATCTGGCCTCCATCGAGGACAAGGCCGAAATGGAGGCCCTCATCAAGTACATGAAGGCGAAGGGCTTCAAGAACAATGATTACTTCTGGATCTCGGGCAATGATCTGGGCACTGAGGGGGCATTTTATTGGTTATCGAATGGCAGGCCCATGACCTATGCCCCCTGGAATGGTCCCAAGCAAATGCCGGACAACTACGGCGGCAACGAGAACTGTGTTCACATGTTCTCCACCCGGGAAATGATAAACGATGCCAACTGCAAGATCCAAATGCTGTACGTCTGCGAGGCGACGGAGCCCAAGACCTTCAAGTTCACCTACATAAAATGGTAA
- the LOC6504403 gene encoding serine protease snake, with the protein MNSLFVFMFLNYVALLLFYIQSVQAIPAKNPLLQRDIIFPKESFDECFTDDANRTKGTCCRMEECPSAMKRWIEKRESPKTCYFVKFDHFVCCEPETDTRIPEISTVVPPITLPTTNNPNRVPFVNRSSQEACYFYNNLQKVSGNELTFVFSVVGGMPTRYREYPFMAALGWRSNFDDKTIYYRCGGALISERFVMTAAHCIDFGGDPPSQVRLGGDNLTLTEGEDLRIRRIIVHPEYDSSTDYNDIALLELEEPAAPELKPSCLWYEPELANSAVTAIGYGQTSFAGLSSAQLLKVPLQRVSNDICRFHYSADQLTRGLLDSQLCAGDDAGKRDTCQGDSGGPLMMTSGYLSYVVGITSHGQGCASGPPTVYTRVSSFLDWIEGHVWPQGFQVPRRQPQPMLQLQRKRETSPEFDLRSIF; encoded by the exons ATGAACTCCCTATTCGTGTTTATGTTTCTGAATTATGTAGCTCTGCTACTATTTTATATACAATCCG TTCAAGCCATTCCAGCTAAGAACCCCCTATTGCAGCGAgatattatttttcccaagGAGTCCTTTGACGAATGCTTCACCGATGATGCCAACAGGACGAAAGGCACTTGCTGTCGCATGGAGGAGTGTCCTTCGGCGATGAAGAGATGGATCGAGAAGCGGGAATCCCCCAAGACCTGCTACTTTGTTAAATTCGATCACTTTGTGTGCTGTGAACCGGAAACGGATACCCGCATACCGGAAATAAGCACCGTAGTGCCACCTATAACTCTACCAACCACAAATAATCCCAATAGGGTTCCGTTCGTTAACCGTAGCAGTCAGGAAG CTTGTTATTTCTACAACAACCTGCAGAAGGTCAGTGGCAACGAGCTCACCTTTGTGTTCTCCGTTGTCGGCGGGATGCCCACCCGCTACAGGGAATACCCCTTCATGGCGGCCCTCGGCTGGCGATCGAACTTTGACGACAAGACCATATACTATCGCTGTGGCGGAGCCCTAATCTCGGAGAGATTCGTTATGACGGCAGCTCACTGCATCGACTTTGGCGG GGATCCCCCCAGCCAGGTGCGTTTGGGCGGCGACAATCTGACCTTGACGGAGGGAGAGGATCTACGCATCCGTCGGATCATAGTCCACCCGGAGTACGACTCGAGTACGGACTACAACGACATCGCCCTACTGGAACTGGAAGAACCTGCGGCGCCAGAACTAAAGCCCTCGTGTCTCTGGTACGAGCCGGAATTGGCCAACTCCGCGGTCACGGCCATCGGTTACGGCCAGACGAGCTTCGCCGGACTCTCCTCCGCCCAGCTGCTGAAGGTGCCGCTCCAGCGAGTGTCCAACGACATCTGCCGGTTCCACTACTCCGCCGACCAGCTCACCCGTGGTCTTCTGGACAGTCAGCTGTGCGCCGGAGACGACGCCGGAAAGCGGGACACTTGCCAGGGCGACTCCGGCGGACCTCTGATGATGACGAGCGGCTACCTCAGCTACGTGGTGGGGATCACCTCTCACGGGCAGGGATGCGCGAGTGGACCGCCCACGGTCTACACCAGGGTGTCCAGCTTCCTGGACTGGATCGAGGGGCATGTGTGGCCTCAGGGCTTTCAGGTTCCGAGGCGGCAGCCGCAACCGATGCTCCAGTTGCAAAGGAAAAGAGAAACTAGTCCGGAATTCGATTTGAGATCCATTTTCTAA